From the genome of Bradyrhizobium sp. ORS 278:
GGGTCCGCGCCTGCGAGATCTGCGCCTCGCTGAAATCGATGCCGACACCGTAGGAGGGCTGCAGCGACGCCAGCGTGTCGCCAAGCCCGCAGCCGATCTCCAGCACACGGCTTCCGGGCGGGATCAGAAAGCGCAGATAGCACTCGTCCTCGCCATGGAAGAACGCAGCTTTCTCGCGCCAGCCGGCGCGGTCGGCGGCAAAGCGGTTGGCATGAGCGAGGATCGCGGCCTTGCGCGACGACAGAGCCTTCGGCGCCGGCGTGTCGATTTCCGCAGCCGGCGGCTGCTCATGCGCGTCCTGCAGGACCTGACCGTCCAATTCCGCCACCTGATACCATCCTCATTGGGAGACCCGCCTTCTAAGGCCAGCCGGGTGGGGCAGAGTCAAGGCGGGTCGGAGACGTTCTCCGTGTCAGGCACGCGGCGCGAGCAGCCTTGTGCAACCCATCGCAACAGGCAGCCGCCATCGTTCACGCGGCGCCGACCGCCCCGCGACTTGCAATTCGGTCGCGCTTTCAACATGCGAGGCGCAGGGAACGCCGGGCTTCGAGGCGCCACGGCTCGAAGGGCCGCGAGCCATCTATCGTCCAGCGCACCAGCCCCTGACAGACCCACGGCCACCGCTCCCCGCCTCTAAGTATCGTGACGATGCGTACGTAGATCCGCTCACCGTCCGCAGCAGAATTTGTATTTCTTGCCGCTGCCGCAGGGACACGGATCGTTGCGGCCGACCTTGGCCGCACCGGCGGCGCGCTTCGGCTCGGTGGCGATCGCGCGCGTGTCGCCCGCGACGAAGCGCCAGGCGCCGTCGTCGGCGCGGCGGAACTGCGAGACCTCGTGATGCTCGATGGTCTTGCCGGCCTCCCGATAGGTCGCAACGAAACTGACCACGCCGTCGACATCGCTCTCCGTCCCGCGCGTCGTCGACACGATGCGCAGACCGAGCCAGGTCACGCGTGTCGCCCAGTCCTTCGCCGCGTGGGCGTCGAAGGCGCCGTGCTGATCGGCGGCGAGCGTCGCGGCGATGTAGCCGATGTCGCCGCGCGTATAGGCCGTATAGCGCGACCGCATCAGCGCCTCGGCCGTCGGCGGCAAGGCATCGCCAATCAGGTAGGGACCGCAGCAGCGATCGAAGGGACGCGGTGATCCGCAAGGGCATGGCATGACGTGACGCTAGCACCGAAGAGGCAGGATGAAAAACGATGCGGCAATAAGAACCTGCATGGCACCGGCCGATCCGCAGGGCGCTGTCAGCCGGCGTTCCGCGGCCGCAAATCGATCCTATCCAGGCGGGCCTCCGCTTGAACAGGCATTGGTCTGACATGCCGATCACTATCGCCGGACGGATCGTCGTCATCGCTCTCGCGCTGCTGGTCGCCTGCGCGACCGCTGCAACCAATGCGCTTTGCGCCGATTCATCCCGAGCCTATCCGACGCGCCATGTTGCCGATGGGCGGCTTTGGCTGCTCGCCGGCGGTGGCCGGCTGTCGCAGATCGCGGAAGCGCGGGCGGGCCGACGCCGCGACGCCACCAGGAGCGAGACGTTGGTGACCGTGATATCCGTCAGCTTCGACGTGCCGGATATCGTGCTGCTGCTGATCACCGGCACGCAGGGCCGGTCGCCGAACAGCGGCGCATCGATGATGGTGCCGCGCTAGGCGCGGCGCGCACGATGGCGCTCAGACCGGCACGTTCGACTATCGCACAACCACGTGCCCGCCGGTTCATCGCGCCGCTTGCTGCTCACGCGGCAGTTGTGACTCCAAAGCCGCAGTCACCACTCTTCACTACGCATCGTCCACCCACACGCGCCGCGCGGTTTCGAAACCGGCGAATCCGTGTTAACCATTGGTTAAGAACAAGGGTGTTGGGCAATTGCTGACCGGCCCGGCCCCGCGCGGACCAGAACCTTCCGGGCGCCGCCTCATTACGTGGCGCTTGTGACCGCAGCCCTCCGCATCATCGGCGGCGAGGGCGCGTGAGACGCCAACGATTTCTTCGCGCGACGCCAGCCACGGCCGCAAAACACTAAGGCCCGCCTTCGATACGGGCCGCAGCTCAGCTCCCGATCCTTGAGTGACCCCGATGCCGGCGCGATCAGCGCTGCGTGCAAACGCAGAGTCGCGCCCGTCGCCAACCGCTGGAGCAGCCCGATGGCTGATGAGTCTGTCGTTGCGTCGATCATTCCCTGGCGAGAGCCGAAGACAGCCAAGCCGCGCCCGAAGCGTCCCAAGGTCGTCAAGCCAAGGTCGCGGCCGAAGGCTGACAAATCGGAGCGGATCAAGGCGGCCGCGCTCGATGACGAGATGCTGGCGTCCGAAACCTTGATCATGCCGGACTTCCTCGAGCTCGTGAATGAGCCGGCGAAGGCGGCCGCCGCCGAGCAGCAGCGCACCGAGGCCGCGGCCAGCGCGGCCGCCGCCGCGATCTCTGCGCCCGCGAGCTCGGCGGTGACGCTGCCGCGCGAGGCGCCCGCCCCGATCGAGATCGAACTCCCTGCTCCGGCCACGCCAGCAGCGCCGGCCGCAGAGGTGAAATCCACGCGGCCGCGCATTTCCGCCTCATCGATCCTGCTGCAGCTCGCGGCGCTCGCACTCGCAGCGGTCGGCATGGCGATGAACGGCTGGTTCGCACATTCGCTCGGCTCGAACAGCACCGCTGGTTACATGTTCCTCGCCGTCGGCGTCACCGCCGACCTCGTCGCGCTGGTGATGCCGACCTGCGCGGCGCGGCTGTGGCAGGCGCGGCATCGCGGCTCGGCGCTGACCGGCTGGACGGTGTGGCTGATGACCTTCGTGTTCGCGGTCACTGCCGGCATCGGCTTCGCCTCGACCAACATCAGCGATGTCACGCTCGCCCGCGCCTCGCGCGTCACGCCCGCCGTGCAGGCGGCGCAGACCGCGCTGTCCGATGCGATGACCGCGCGTGACCGCGAGTGCAAGGGCGGCGTCGGAAAATTCTGCAGGGAGCGCGAGGCGGCGGTGGCGGAGCGGCGGCAGGCGCTGGATGCGGCGATGGCTGCGGTGAGCCAGACCGCCGATCCGCAGACCGAGGCTGCGATCAAGCTGGTCGCCTGGGTGTCGCGCGGCACCGTGAAGCCGTCCGCCGACGACTTCATCATGCTCCGCCTGGTGCTGCTGGCGCTGCTGCCGCAGATCGGCGGCATCCTGCTGATGGTCGGGCGCCGGGTGTGACACATTGGAGGCCCGGCTCAGCCGGCTCCACACTCGGCTCATTTTCGACGCGCACGCGGCGGCTTCGACGGGCTTGCGAGCTGCCACGCCTTGGCGAGCACGTCGCACATCAGCGCGGCATCGACCTCCGCGAGCGTGACGGTGGTCCAGCCCTGATCGCCCCATTTGTTGGCGACGCGGCGGATGCCCGCGGGGTTGAGGCCGCTGTAGAACTCCTGCTCTTCCGGCGTCAGCAGCAGGTTGGCGGATCGTTCATCCGCCGCCAATGTCGCGTAGGTGCGCCTGACCTTGAACGCGGTGCGATCGAAGTGGGGCGCCGCTATCGTCCCGGCGAACGACAGCGCCAGCGTGCGAAACTCGTGACCGGTCATGTCGGCGGTGTCTCCGCTGCGAAGCAATTCGTCCCTGATTAGCATTCCCCTGAGGCGCATTTCCATGCGCTCCGCCTGCGTCAGCGTCGCGCGCGGGCGCGCACGCGAACGTGATCCCCCCGGCCTCGCCAGGCTTGAGGCAAGTCAAAACGATGTCGTTTCATTTCCCTAAGCTCACGGCACGATCATCAAGGAGATCAACGATGTCAGAGCAGAGCAGCATCAGCGTCTACCTGAACTGGGCCAGGGAACGCCTGCACGAGATGGATGCCGTGCTGGACTCGCTTGGCGTGAAAGCAGCGGAAGCCGAGGCCGCCTCCAAGGCCAAGACGCAGGAGATCCTCGCCGACCTGACGAAGCGCCGCGACGATCTCGAAGCGCTGCTCAAGACCCAGGCGGCCGCCGGTGAAGCCGCACTGGCCGGGGCGAAGGCCGAGCTCGACCAGCATTGGGCCGGATTCGAAGCCCAGACGAAGGCCTATTTCGAGACCGCCGGCAAGCAGGCCGCGCAGCAGCAGGCGACGTTCAAGGACATCGCCGCCGCGCAGGCGAAGGCCTGGAGCGAGGCCGCGGACCGCTTTCGCGAGGCGGCCACGCAGGTGACGGCCGCCGGCACGGCCGATCTCGACACGGTTCTCAGGCAGCTCTCATCCGACGCCGCCCAGGCCGGAGCCCATCTCGAAACGCTGAAGCAGACCGGCAGCCAGTCCTGGTCCGTGTTCAGCGCCGCCCTGAGCGATTCCCGCAAGGCGTTCGACCAGGCCAACCAGGCCGCCTGGAATGCCTTGAAAGGCTTCAGCGCCAAGAGTTGAGCATTCGCTGGCTGCGGCGCGTCACTTCTTGAAGGGCCTCGCCTCACGCGCTCGGCTCCTTGTTGTCGCCGCTTTGGCAGGATGTGGCGTGCCGCTCGAACAGCCGCAGCGCCAGCAGCGCATGGGCGAGCGTGCCGCCGGCGCGCACGGCGGCGGCGATCATCGCCACCTCCGCCAGCTCCTCGCGCGTCGCGCCGGCCTTGGCGGCCGCGGCGGTGTGGACGTCGAGACAATAGGCGCACTGCGTGGTCAGCGCGACCGCGAGCGAGATCAGCTCGCGATACTTGGGCGGAACGACGCCGTCGCCGCGCGCGCAGGCGTGGTTGAACGCCAGGAACGCCTTGGCCTCGGTCGGCGCCAGCGCGACCAGTTGCGGCACCGTCTGAATGTCTTCGGGGGTCTGGTAGCCGGACATGGGTCAACCTTTCAGGTAATCGCGCAGCAGCAGGCGGGCGCGATGCAGCCGCGCCTTGACCGCCTGCCGCGTCAGGCCGAGTTCGGCGGCGATGTCGTCGATCGTCATCTCCCTGAGATCGCGCATCAGCGCGACCTCGCGATAGCGCGGCGGCAACGCCTCGAAGGCAGCGGCGAGATCGAGCCGCAGTTCGGCCTCCGGACGTTCAGCGAGCCGCGCCTCGAATTCCGCCTCGTCGAAACCGCTGATGAGCCCGATCCGCCGCGCCAGCCGGAGGCATTCGCGTTGGACCACACGAAACAGCCAGGAGGACAGCGCGGCGACGGCGCGGATGCTGCCGACATGGCGCGACAGCAGCCATAGCGCCTGCTGGGCCGCATCCTCCGAATCCGCCGACGTCCGGCACGAGGCGCGGGCATAGCGGCGGATATCCGGCTGCACCCGCTCGAGCAGCCTCACGACAGCGTCACGGTCGCCGAGCCGCGCCGCCTCGAATGTTTCGTCGATGATCGACATGGCGCTCATGGCCGGCCTCCAGTGCCGATCCCGGCGACGGCACACGCCGGACAATAGCCGACCGCGCCTGTCACGGCGAAGCCAAGCCCGCCGGCCGCCAACAGCCACGCACCAGGCCCGTTCAAGACCGTGAGAGCAACGACCGCAGTGCCGAGCCCGAGCACGATCCGAACTATCTGATGCGATCTTCCGATATTTTTGCGCAGCCATGCCATGGCTATTCCTCCAATGCCGATCCAGGACGGGTCGTCCTGACTGCTGAGGAGATGGCGACGGCGGCAAAGGATTCGCCCAGGGACAGTTTTCGCGGTTAGAATCGTTCTATCAACCCGGCCTCGCGTGTGCCTCACCTCCGGCCTCTCGATCGAGCCGTTACCTTGCCGGAAGACCACGCCACGACGCGCGCCGTCTCACTCAAATGGATGACGCCGCGAGTCGTCAGCGTCGCTAAGCAGAAAGCGCGCGAGCTGGCACAAACGGGTAACTCTGCGAATGTTCTTGTCTCAATCTGCTGCAACGCTCATGGCCGGCGTCGGCGTTGGGCTGACGGTGGCTGCGCCTATCGGACCGATGGGAATTCTCTGCATCCAGCGCACGTTGACCTCCGGCGCGGCAGCGGGGTTGGCGACGGGACTGGGCGCGGCAACGGTTCATCTGACCTACAGCGTGCTTGCCATCGTTGGAATCGGCACGATCGTCCAGCCATGGGCTGAGACGAATTCGCTCGTCCTCGGCCTGCTATCCGGTTTCACCCTGTTGTGGTTCGCGATCCGGACGCGCCGATCGGCGCCGCTGCCGGCCGGTGACGATGCCGACCGGGTCCAATTGATCAGGGCCTATGCGAGCGCGATCGGGCTTGGCGTCACCAACCCGCTCACAATCATTCTGTTCTGCGCGGCGCTGCATACGCTCATGGTTCATTCAGCAGGGCTGCTGCTGGCCGCCGGCGTGTTCCTCGGCTCCGCGCTCTGGTGGACCCTCCTCAGCGCGACGATCGCGATCGTCCGCCACCGATTCGATTCGAATGTGCTCGCCCTGAGCAGCAAGCTCGCCAGCCTGGTGCTCCTGGCGCTCGGCGCGCTGGCTCTCGCCAGAGCATGCGGACGCCTGATGACCTGACGCGGCGATGTCGCCTATTTGCGAGGCAGCGCGACTTGCACGCTTCTCAGCAAGGCGACGAGCTGGCTCTGCTGGCGGGTGCCCGTCTTGCTGAAGATCCGCCCGAGATGGGTGCGCGCGGTGCTCACCCGAATCCCGATCAGGTCGGCAGCCTGTTTGAGCGATTGCCCGGCCGCGATCGCCGCGCCAACGCGCGCCTCCTGCGGCGTCAGCTCGAAGACCTGCGCGATGGCGTCGTCGAAACCGGCAGGCAGCTGCTGCGACAACCGGCGCGCGATCACGACCGCACAGGGCTCGAGAGCGTGGGTCGGCACACCGGCTCCCAGCGACGGACCAACTGAGATCGCGAGTCCTGCAGAATCATTCGTCTGCGCCGGCGGTACGACGAGCAGATCGCCGCCGAGGCCTGGAAGGCTTCCGGACTCTGCCGCACAGGATGCGACGACGAGCCGCTGCAGCTTGATCGTGCTCTGGACGTCCGATGTCGCGAGCACGCCCCGGCGCTGCGACAGGCCGCTGTCACGATCCGACAGGATTTGCTCCGCCGCCGCATTGCTGGCCAGAATACGCAACCCCGCATCGACGGCCATCACGGCGAACGGCAGATGCGACAGGCTCGTGGAGACCAGCTGCGCAATTCGCGTCTGTCGCGAAATCTCGATGGCGCGGGAGAGATGCGGCGCCAGCGTTCGCATCAGGTCGAGATCAGCCGCATCGAACGATGTTTGGCAGCGGCCACGCTGCACGTCGAAGAACCACGTCGATTGACCGGCCGAGGCGAGCTTGCAGGTCAAGCCGCCATACATGTCCTGCGGCGCCATCCACTCGTTCCACAGGCGGCTCGATCGCAGCGTCTCCCTGCCGATGAAGCGCAGATCGCTGTAGGCCGAGCCGACCTCCGCCCTCGCAACCGCCTGCTCGATGATGTTGGGCTCGTCGGCGAACTCGGCAATGTAGCGGCCCTGGAAGGCGGGATCGTTGTTAGGGGCGATCAGATCGTCCGGCCGCCGCTCGGGCCCGATGCGCACCAGGCAGGCCCTCGATCCGTCGAACAACATCCGTAGCGATTCGACAGCCTCTGGCCAGAGGATCGGATCGTACGCGGCCTGATAGACGTTGCCGACGCAAGCGATCACAGAGCTTTCCGCAACCTGCATATTATTCCAATTCCAATTCCAATTCACTCGAGCGGCCAGCTGCGCGCTGCGGCTCCCGTCCGATACGGTCGGATATGACCCTCATTGGTCGCGGAAAAGCGACCGCCGGACGGGTGCGATCACCTAAATCTGCACTTTTTCTTACAGACATCCATCCGATCGGAGAGCTCACGACGCCAACAGCACGCGACCTGATCACCCGAACGCGACAAGACGAAGTCCGTCGCGGTCGGGCGTCTCTGATGGACCGGGAACAACAAAGATGCTTCGCCGAAGCACCTTCTATTCGTCTTCGCGATGCTGGTCGGGAGCGGGTTCATCACGGCCGGCGTCGGCCGTGGGGCTGGTGCTGTGGCGCGCGCTGATCCGAGAAGCGCGCGCAAACTGCGGCTCGCGAACCGCCGCTGGACTGATCTGCGCATGAACGCGCCGGTGGGGATGCCGCCGGCCGCGGAAGCTCGACGGGTGCCGCGTGGCGCAATGATCAGTCGCGTACCACGCCGGCACGCGACTTCAGGAATTCGCGCGCGACGATCAGCTTCTGCACTTCGGTCGCGCCCTCGTAGATGCGCAGCGCGCGGATCTCGCGGTAAAGGCCTTCCACGATCTCACCCTTGCGGACGCCGCGGCCGCCGAACATCTGCAGCGCACGGTCGATGACGCGTTGCGCGGTCTCGGTGGCAGTGAGCTTGGCCATGGCGGCCTCACGCGTGGTCGGCAGCTTCTGGACGTCGCGGCGCCAGGCGGCCCGGTAGGTCAGGAGCGCCGCGGCGTCGGTGTCGGTGGCCATCTCGCCAAAGGCGGCCTGCGTCATCTGCAGGTCGGCCAAGGCGCCGCCGAACATTTGGCGGCTCTGCGCATGCGCCTGCGCCTCGTCGAGGGCGCGGCGGCCGAAGCCGAGCGCGGCGGCGGCGACAGAGGCGCGGAAGATGTCGAGCGTCTGCATGGCGAGCTTGAAGCCGCCACCGGGCGCGCCGAGCCGCCGGCTCACCGGAATGCGGCAGTTCTCGAGGCGCAAGGTCGCCAGCGGATGCGGCGCGATCACCTCGATGCGCTCGGCGACCGAGAAGCCGGAATCATCGGGATACACGACGAAGGCGGAGATGCCGCGCGCGCCCGGTGCCTCGCCGGTGCGGGCGAACAGCGTATAGACGTCGGCGATACCGCCATTGGAGATCCAGGTCTTCTCGCCGTCGAGCACGTAGTCGTCGCCGTCGCGCCGGGCGCTGCAGGCCATCGCGGCGACGTCGGAGCCGGCCTCCTTCTCCGACAGCGCGAAGGCCGCCAGCCATTCGCCCGATCGCACCTTCGGCAGCACGCCTGCGCGCAGCTCCTCGGAGCCGCCGAGCGCGATCGCGCCGGAGCCGAGCCCCTGCATGGCGAAGGCGAAATCGGCGAGGCCGTCCGCGTAAGCCAGCGTTTCGCGCGACAGGCAGATCGCACGGGAATCGATCGCGCCAGCATCCGCATCCGGCGCCACGACAGCGCTGTCGAGCAATCCCGCGGCGCCGAGCGCGCGCACGAGTCCGCGACACGCCGCGTCGACATCGCCGTGATCGACGTCGTCGAGCACGCCCGAGCCGACGAAACGATCAAGCCGCTTGCACAGGTCGCGGTGCCGCGGTTCGAAAAACGGCCAGTCCAGCCAGTCGCGGGGAATCACCTTCGCCGATGCACTCATGACAGGACCCGTCCGCAAATTATTTTAAACATAAAATAATTGGCGGCAGATCGCCCTGTCAAGCTTTCGTCGGGCTCCGGGCAGGTGCAAAGACCGTCGCATACGGAGGGCGGAGACGTTCCGGCGAACGATCCTGCCGATGAATTACTCCGTCATGCCCGGGCTTGTTCCGGTCATGACGATGTGGAGAGTGACGGGCGCAAACCTCTGATCGCCGCATGCGACAGGCTCAGGGAGGGCCCGCCGTCCCTTCACTCCGCCGCCTTGGCCATCTTTCCGAACACGCGCGTCGGCGCGGGGAAGCCGCAGGAGGTGCCGTCGGTGATCTTGACCTGGTCCTCCCAGGGCAGCCGGTAGGTGCCGGCGACCATGTCGTGCATGAAGGTGTACGGGCAATCCATCGCGCCGCCCTTCACCGCGACATAGCCGCGGTGCCAGAGCTGATAGATGTTGTTCTCGACGCCCCAGCCGATGCGCGCCTCGCGCACGAGATCGGGACGCACCTCCGCGGTGATAATCTCGTCGGCCCGGCCGGTCGTGCCGTGCGCGAGAATGCTGCCGTCGAAATTGACGATCATGCCCTCGCCCATCGAATCGAACGAGCCGTCGGAGCCGCACATACAGACGTTGGCGGTCACCATGAGATTCTGGAATGCATTCGCCTGGTTGGTGAAGCGCCAGCTGTCGCGGATCGGGGCGGTGTAGCCCGCCGTGCGGATCATGATCTCCGCGCCCTTGTAGGCGCATTCCCGCGCCATTTCCGGGAACATGCCGTCATGGCAGATGATCAGCGCGATCTTGGCGCCGCGCGGCCCCTCGATGACGGGAATGCCGAGATCGCCGGGCTCCCACGGCTCGACCGGGATCCACGGATGAAGCTTGCGATAGTACAGCTTGATCTCGCCATTGCTGTCGATGATCAGGCCGGAATTGTAGGGATTGCCGTCGGGGTTGTACTCCATGATGGAGAAGCAACCCCAGATCTTGTTGTCGATGCAGGCCTGCTTGAACGCCGCGACCTCCGGCCCATCCAGCCGGCACATGATCTCCGGATTGGTGTCCATCGACAGCCCGTGCAGCGAATATTCCGGGAAGACGACGAGGTCCATGGTGCCGAGATTGCGCCGGGCCTTGCCGACCATCCAGACGATCTTCTCGGTCTGCTTCGCGAGATCCTCCTTGGTCACGACGACCGGCAATTGGAGTTGCACGAGGCCGATGACCACGCCGTGTTCGGATTTGTTGAGACCGCCGAGCCCATTCATGCCGGACCTCCCTGTGTGGCTGCCACCTGAATTTTGACCAAGACAACCACGATTTGGCGGACGCCGCGCGCCGATATTTCAGCGCGCGCTGCCGATTGCGCAGGCAGTTTCCGTCAGAGTGAGGGTGGCTGCTGCAGGCGTCGCTGAAGCCGCGCCAGCGCGCGGCCGAACACCGCGGCGTCGTTGGTCGCGCGCGCCAGCACCAGCGCGCCCTGGATGCCGAGCACCACCTCCTCGGCGCTGTCGGCCGCCTGGGCT
Proteins encoded in this window:
- a CDS encoding YchJ family protein, encoding MPCPCGSPRPFDRCCGPYLIGDALPPTAEALMRSRYTAYTRGDIGYIAATLAADQHGAFDAHAAKDWATRVTWLGLRIVSTTRGTESDVDGVVSFVATYREAGKTIEHHEVSQFRRADDGAWRFVAGDTRAIATEPKRAAGAAKVGRNDPCPCGSGKKYKFCCGR
- a CDS encoding MmcQ/YjbR family DNA-binding protein gives rise to the protein MTGHEFRTLALSFAGTIAAPHFDRTAFKVRRTYATLAADERSANLLLTPEEQEFYSGLNPAGIRRVANKWGDQGWTTVTLAEVDAALMCDVLAKAWQLASPSKPPRARRK
- a CDS encoding carboxymuconolactone decarboxylase family protein, which translates into the protein MSGYQTPEDIQTVPQLVALAPTEAKAFLAFNHACARGDGVVPPKYRELISLAVALTTQCAYCLDVHTAAAAKAGATREELAEVAMIAAAVRAGGTLAHALLALRLFERHATSCQSGDNKEPSA
- a CDS encoding RNA polymerase sigma factor; translation: MSAMSIIDETFEAARLGDRDAVVRLLERVQPDIRRYARASCRTSADSEDAAQQALWLLSRHVGSIRAVAALSSWLFRVVQRECLRLARRIGLISGFDEAEFEARLAERPEAELRLDLAAAFEALPPRYREVALMRDLREMTIDDIAAELGLTRQAVKARLHRARLLLRDYLKG
- a CDS encoding DUF2892 domain-containing protein — protein: MAWLRKNIGRSHQIVRIVLGLGTAVVALTVLNGPGAWLLAAGGLGFAVTGAVGYCPACAVAGIGTGGRP
- a CDS encoding LysE family translocator, giving the protein MAGVGVGLTVAAPIGPMGILCIQRTLTSGAAAGLATGLGAATVHLTYSVLAIVGIGTIVQPWAETNSLVLGLLSGFTLLWFAIRTRRSAPLPAGDDADRVQLIRAYASAIGLGVTNPLTIILFCAALHTLMVHSAGLLLAAGVFLGSALWWTLLSATIAIVRHRFDSNVLALSSKLASLVLLALGALALARACGRLMT
- a CDS encoding helix-turn-helix transcriptional regulator, which encodes MIACVGNVYQAAYDPILWPEAVESLRMLFDGSRACLVRIGPERRPDDLIAPNNDPAFQGRYIAEFADEPNIIEQAVARAEVGSAYSDLRFIGRETLRSSRLWNEWMAPQDMYGGLTCKLASAGQSTWFFDVQRGRCQTSFDAADLDLMRTLAPHLSRAIEISRQTRIAQLVSTSLSHLPFAVMAVDAGLRILASNAAAEQILSDRDSGLSQRRGVLATSDVQSTIKLQRLVVASCAAESGSLPGLGGDLLVVPPAQTNDSAGLAISVGPSLGAGVPTHALEPCAVVIARRLSQQLPAGFDDAIAQVFELTPQEARVGAAIAAGQSLKQAADLIGIRVSTARTHLGRIFSKTGTRQQSQLVALLRSVQVALPRK
- a CDS encoding acyl-CoA dehydrogenase family protein, with amino-acid sequence MSASAKVIPRDWLDWPFFEPRHRDLCKRLDRFVGSGVLDDVDHGDVDAACRGLVRALGAAGLLDSAVVAPDADAGAIDSRAICLSRETLAYADGLADFAFAMQGLGSGAIALGGSEELRAGVLPKVRSGEWLAAFALSEKEAGSDVAAMACSARRDGDDYVLDGEKTWISNGGIADVYTLFARTGEAPGARGISAFVVYPDDSGFSVAERIEVIAPHPLATLRLENCRIPVSRRLGAPGGGFKLAMQTLDIFRASVAAAALGFGRRALDEAQAHAQSRQMFGGALADLQMTQAAFGEMATDTDAAALLTYRAAWRRDVQKLPTTREAAMAKLTATETAQRVIDRALQMFGGRGVRKGEIVEGLYREIRALRIYEGATEVQKLIVAREFLKSRAGVVRD
- a CDS encoding formamidase, whose translation is MNGLGGLNKSEHGVVIGLVQLQLPVVVTKEDLAKQTEKIVWMVGKARRNLGTMDLVVFPEYSLHGLSMDTNPEIMCRLDGPEVAAFKQACIDNKIWGCFSIMEYNPDGNPYNSGLIIDSNGEIKLYYRKLHPWIPVEPWEPGDLGIPVIEGPRGAKIALIICHDGMFPEMARECAYKGAEIMIRTAGYTAPIRDSWRFTNQANAFQNLMVTANVCMCGSDGSFDSMGEGMIVNFDGSILAHGTTGRADEIITAEVRPDLVREARIGWGVENNIYQLWHRGYVAVKGGAMDCPYTFMHDMVAGTYRLPWEDQVKITDGTSCGFPAPTRVFGKMAKAAE